The following proteins are co-located in the Rhea pennata isolate bPtePen1 chromosome 2, bPtePen1.pri, whole genome shotgun sequence genome:
- the MKX gene encoding homeobox protein Mohawk isoform X3: protein MNTIVFSKLSGQVLFEEDAKERERSSRPYVGVVDRPHHAEVLLPDSPSIKESLSLRHRRTGARQSGGKVRHKRQALQDMARPLKQWLYKHRDNPYPTKTEKILLALGSQMTLVQVSNWFANARRRLKNTVRQPDLSWALRIKLYNKYVQGNAERLSVSSDDSCSEDGENPPRNHMNEGGYNKPVHHTVIKTESSVIKTGVRPETSASEDYVSPPKYKSSLLNRYLNDSLRHVMATNAAMMEKTRQRNHSGSFSSNEFEEELVSPSSSETEGNFVYRTETLENGPSKCES, encoded by the exons ATGAACACCATCGTCTTCAGCAAGCTCAGCGGCCAGGTGCTTTTCGAGGAGGACGCCAAGGAGCGGGAGCGGAGCAGCCGGCCCTACGTGGGGGTGGTAGACAGGCCGCACCACGCCGAGGTGCTGCTCCCCGACAGCCCGTCCATCAAGGAGAGCCTCAGCCTGCGCCACCGGCGGACGGG GGCCCGGCAGAGCGGCGGCAAGGTGCGGCACAAGCGGCAGGCGCTGCAGGACATGGCGCGGCCGCTCAAGCAGTGGCTCTACAAGCACCGCGACAACCCCTACCCCACCAAGACCGAGAAGATCCTGCTGGCCCTCGGCTCCCAGATGACCCTGGTGCAG GTATCAAACTGGTTTGCCAATGCAAGACGTCGCCTTAAGAATACGGTCAGGCAGCCAGATCTTAGCTGGGCTTTGCGAATAAAACTGTACAACAAATATGTTCAAGGAAATGCGGAAAGACTTAGCGTAAGCAGTGATGATTCATGCTCTGAAG atggaGAAAATCCTCCAAGAAACCATATGAATGAAGGGGGATATAACAAACCAGTTCATCACACTGTGATTAAAACTGAGAGCTCAGTGATAAAAACAGGAGTGAGACCAGAAACAAGTGCCAGTGAGGATTACGTGTCACCCCCCAAATACAAAAGCAGTTTGTTGAATCGTTACCTAAATGACTCCTTGAGACACGTCATGGCTACTAACGCAGCTATGATGGAGAAGACGAGGCAGAGGAATCACTCGGGTTCGTTTAGTTCCAATGAATTCGAAGAGGAATTGGTGTCTCCGTCGTCATCAGAGACAGAGGGCAATTTTGTCTACCGGACAG